The DNA sequence CTCGGTGACGCGGCTGCCCGGCTGGTGACTCCGGGATACTATGTGCCAGGCCTTGGGATCATCGCGTTGATCCTGCTCATTTTCATGACCGGGCTCTTCGCCGCGAATGTGATCGGGCGCCATGTCGTTCGGCAGTGGGAGAGTGTGCTCAATCGCGTGCCCGTGGTCCGCGGGATTTACTCGACCATCAAGTCGATGATGGACATTCTGTCGTTCGCGGAGCGCGAGAGTTATCGCCGTGTGGTGCTGATCCAGTTTCCTAAGAACGGTCACTATTGTTTCGCCTTTGTGACCGGCGTGACGAAAGGCGAAATGCAGCAACTGTCCCCGGACCCGCTCGTACACGTGTACGTGCCGACGTCACCCAACCCCACGTCCGGGTATTTTCTGCTGGTGCCTGAGCGCGAAGTGATCGCCGTGGACATCACGGTCGAAGAGGCGATGAAGCTGATCGTCTCGGGGGGACTCTACACCCCGAATCCATCGTCTGGCGCCGCTTCTCAAGCGGGTGGCAAACCGTGGGCGCCGATCAAGCAGCCCGATGCACGCGTACAAGTCGGTTGATCGCGGCTTCACTCGACAACCCTCTGCCGATTACGTATGGTGAGCACGCTATGAATCATTCATCGCAGGACAACGCATGGTCTGCCTCCTTACCCGGGCTCGGCGTCATCATCATGGCGGCGGGACTCGGCAAGCGTATGAAATCGGCGCTGGCCAAAGTGCTGCATCCGGTTGCCGGACGCCCGATGGTGTTGTACGTACTCGATATTGCCTGCGGCCTCGCGGAGCAGGGTGTGGCGGTGGTCGTCGGTCATCAAGGCGCCGAGGTGCGCAAGGTCGTCGAAGCAATCGGTGGGCAGGTGGCGGTCGCCGAGCAGACGAAGCAATTGGGAACCGGCCATGCGGTCCTGCAAGCGCGACCGGTGTTTACCGGCGTCGCGCACCGCCGCCCGACGCGCTACTTAATTTTGAACGGCGATACGCCCCTGCTGACGGAGAGGACGGTGCGGGAACTGCTTGCCATGCATGATGCACAAGGTGCGACCGTGACGCTCTTGACCGCCGTGCTCGACGATGCCTCCGGCTATGGGCGGGTGATTCGCCACCGTCGTGAGGAATGGCTGCAGGGAGCCGCCGACAACCGGGTGCAGAGTATCGTGGAAGATAAAGATGCGTCTCCCGCCGAGCGAAGCGTGCGTGAAATCAACGTGGGCACCTATGTCGTCGACGGGGAGTTTCTCTTTCCAGCCCTCGACAAGCTCGATCCCCGGAATGCACAGGGCGAATATTATCTCACCGACATTGTGCAGATGGCCGTGCAGCAGGGACGCACCGTCTCGGCATTACGCTTACGTGACATCGACGAAGGACTGGGGATCAACAGCCGCGTGCAGTTGGCGGAGGCGGAAGGCGTCATTCGCCGACGGATCCGGGAGCGTTGGCTGGA is a window from the Nitrospira sp. genome containing:
- the glmU gene encoding bifunctional UDP-N-acetylglucosamine diphosphorylase/glucosamine-1-phosphate N-acetyltransferase GlmU; protein product: MNHSSQDNAWSASLPGLGVIIMAAGLGKRMKSALAKVLHPVAGRPMVLYVLDIACGLAEQGVAVVVGHQGAEVRKVVEAIGGQVAVAEQTKQLGTGHAVLQARPVFTGVAHRRPTRYLILNGDTPLLTERTVRELLAMHDAQGATVTLLTAVLDDASGYGRVIRHRREEWLQGAADNRVQSIVEDKDASPAERSVREINVGTYVVDGEFLFPALDKLDPRNAQGEYYLTDIVQMAVQQGRTVSALRLRDIDEGLGINSRVQLAEAEGVIRRRIRERWLEAGVTMRDPASTWIDADVTIGRDTVLYPNVTLEGRTVIGENTVVHSGTRIADCRIGNRVEILDHCMFRESQVDDDSHLGPFVHLRPGVVVRRKGKVGNFVEMKKTELGEGSKANHLSYIGDATIGQGVNIGAGTITCNYDGYRKFHTVVGDGVFIGSDVQLVAPVTVGQGSVIAAGATVTQDVPDDALVIARVPQVTREGWAARRRALQSGQVPPPVPKPAPAVKARASAKPAKATSKPKAAVRAAKKKQPAVQRSKRR
- a CDS encoding DUF502 domain-containing protein, translating into MVQASLKRYFLTGLLVMIPIWGTILILKTLFVSLDGILGDAAARLVTPGYYVPGLGIIALILLIFMTGLFAANVIGRHVVRQWESVLNRVPVVRGIYSTIKSMMDILSFAERESYRRVVLIQFPKNGHYCFAFVTGVTKGEMQQLSPDPLVHVYVPTSPNPTSGYFLLVPEREVIAVDITVEEAMKLIVSGGLYTPNPSSGAASQAGGKPWAPIKQPDARVQVG